The nucleotide window GGCGATCTGCGTCGGCCCGGCGACCGCCGAGGCGGCGCGCGCCGCGGGCTTCGCGGTGACCGAGGGGCCGGGCGACGCGGCCCGGATGATGCCGCTGCTCAGGGGGTTGGACGCGGGCTGGCTGCACCCGCATGGGGCGCATGTGGCCAAGGAATTGCCGGTTCCGGGCATGGTCGTCTATGACCAGTTGCCCATGCCGCTGACCCCCGAGGCGCAGGCGGTGCTGGCGGGAACCGCCCCGGTGATCCTGCCGCTGTTCTCGCCCCGTTCGGCGCGGCTGCTGGCCGGGCAGGCCGGGGGCGCGCGGGCGCCGCTGTGGCTGGTGCCGATCAGCGCCGCGGCGCGGGCGGCGTGGCAAAACCCCGCCGACCGCGCCGTCATCGCCCCTGCCCCCGATGCGGAAGGGATGATATGCGCGCTGGAAAGGCTGCTCGGCGCGGAACAAAGCATGTGAGGCGGGTTGAGGCGTATCGCGCCGCCCACTAGACTGCCGCCGGGAGCCAGTCATGATTGCGGGCCGGGGCGCGATGGCAAGGGCCGGGGCCGCCGGGACGCAATGCAGAAACGGAACGGGGAAGAATTGTGAG belongs to Paracoccus sp. TOH and includes:
- a CDS encoding uroporphyrinogen-III synthase, giving the protein MPLLLLTRPEPASRRFAAAVAHLGLPVVISPVLCIRPVAHDAARLAAARGLVFTSVNAVPAAGAGRGRPAICVGPATAEAARAAGFAVTEGPGDAARMMPLLRGLDAGWLHPHGAHVAKELPVPGMVVYDQLPMPLTPEAQAVLAGTAPVILPLFSPRSARLLAGQAGGARAPLWLVPISAAARAAWQNPADRAVIAPAPDAEGMICALERLLGAEQSM